A genomic region of Bdellovibrionales bacterium contains the following coding sequences:
- a CDS encoding NADH-quinone oxidoreductase subunit M, whose product MFLTTLIFFPLLMAGVLWFTPNEKILRPLALSFATVEFVLSLILFFKFDPSQSGLQLIEQYRWIPSVGVSYFVGLDGISFWLFMLTTFLTPLTILGSWTAIEKKIRGFLVAMLLLETTMLGTFVAMDAILFYTFFELSLVPMYFMIGIWGGQRRIYATLKFFIYTMVGSLFMLLGIIAMMFYAQDQLGVISASLVDFYKLKIPFVAGEILSTQTLLFLAFSLAFAIKVPLFPFHTWLPDAHVEAPTPGSVILAGVMLKMGTYGLLRFSIPMFPQASEYYSWIFLLIGVVGIIYGALVAMVQPDVKKLVAYSSVSHMGYIVLGLFSFNIYGVNGGVYQMLNHGISTGALFLLVGMIYERTHSREITKYGGLASAAPIFTIIFFIVTLSSIAVPMTNGFVGEFYILMGAFLGARPYAYFAVAGVVLGAAYMLWMFKRIFYGEKGTLVVEHEKHGLDLNSREILVMAPLVILIFWMGLFPGDFLRWSKASVDHVVANRTSYELSISDKESLRESVTRHLTNGLSK is encoded by the coding sequence ATGTTTTTGACGACTTTGATTTTCTTTCCTCTGTTAATGGCTGGCGTACTTTGGTTTACTCCAAATGAAAAGATATTGAGGCCTTTGGCTCTGAGTTTTGCGACGGTTGAATTTGTTCTAAGTCTCATTCTGTTTTTTAAATTTGATCCCTCTCAATCTGGTTTACAATTGATTGAGCAGTATCGCTGGATTCCCTCTGTAGGAGTCTCCTATTTCGTTGGTTTGGATGGAATTTCCTTTTGGCTTTTTATGCTCACAACATTTCTGACCCCGTTGACGATTTTGGGTAGCTGGACGGCAATAGAGAAGAAGATTCGTGGTTTTTTGGTGGCGATGTTGTTACTTGAGACAACGATGTTAGGAACCTTTGTCGCGATGGATGCGATCCTGTTTTACACTTTTTTTGAGCTTTCTCTCGTGCCAATGTATTTTATGATAGGCATTTGGGGAGGGCAGAGACGCATTTACGCGACCCTTAAGTTTTTTATTTACACGATGGTAGGGTCTCTATTCATGCTTCTTGGGATCATAGCCATGATGTTTTATGCCCAGGATCAACTGGGGGTAATTTCGGCGAGTCTTGTTGATTTTTATAAATTGAAGATACCGTTCGTGGCCGGGGAGATTTTATCAACACAGACCTTACTTTTTTTGGCATTTTCTCTGGCATTTGCGATTAAGGTTCCTCTCTTTCCTTTCCATACCTGGTTACCTGATGCGCACGTGGAGGCCCCGACTCCGGGTTCCGTAATTTTAGCCGGTGTGATGTTAAAAATGGGAACTTATGGTCTTTTGCGTTTCTCGATTCCCATGTTTCCTCAAGCTTCCGAGTACTACTCCTGGATTTTTCTGTTAATTGGCGTTGTTGGAATTATATATGGTGCCCTGGTGGCAATGGTTCAGCCCGATGTGAAAAAATTGGTCGCCTATTCATCCGTTTCTCACATGGGATACATAGTTTTGGGACTTTTTTCTTTTAATATTTACGGGGTTAACGGTGGCGTGTATCAGATGCTCAATCATGGAATTAGCACGGGGGCCTTGTTTTTGCTTGTAGGAATGATTTATGAGAGGACTCATAGTCGTGAGATCACGAAGTATGGGGGATTGGCTTCGGCCGCACCAATTTTTACCATTATTTTTTTCATAGTGACTCTCTCGAGCATTGCAGTGCCGATGACAAACGGGTTTGTGGGAGAATTCTACATTTTGATGGGGGCTTTTCTGGGAGCACGGCCCTATGCATATTTTGCCGTGGCGGGAGTTGTGCTTGGCGCTGCATATATGCTCTGGATGTTTAAGCGCATCTTTTATGGAGAAAAGGGAACATTGGTAGTTGAACATGAAAAGCATGGATTGGACCTCAATTCTCGAGAGATCTTGGTGATGGCGCCTCTAGTTATTTTGATTTTTTGGATGGGGTTGTTCCCCGGAGATTTTCTTCGGTGGTCGAAGGCGAGTGTTGATCATGTCGTAGCCAATCGTACGAGTTATGAGCTGAGTATTTCAGATAAGGAGAGCTTGCGGGAATCTGTTACGCGTCATTTAACGAACGGATTAAGTAAATAG